From a single Microcoleus sp. FACHB-672 genomic region:
- a CDS encoding CHAT domain-containing protein yields MLELRQLKLNGSQEDLLVLRACRTALGDEQAELGFADLAVQSGVKTAVASLWYVSDLGSLALMLEFYRQVDQVLLKAEALRQAQIAMLNGEILLENAQLRVPGLASGVPLPAELSKVGDANLSHPYYWAAFTIVGSPW; encoded by the coding sequence CTGCTTGAGCTGCGACAGTTGAAATTGAATGGTTCCCAGGAAGATTTACTGGTGCTGAGAGCTTGTCGGACTGCGTTGGGAGATGAGCAGGCAGAGTTGGGTTTTGCCGACTTGGCGGTGCAAAGTGGAGTGAAAACGGCTGTGGCGAGTCTGTGGTACGTGAGTGATCTTGGCAGCTTGGCGTTGATGCTTGAGTTTTACCGGCAAGTGGATCAAGTCCTGCTGAAAGCTGAGGCGCTGAGACAGGCACAAATTGCCATGCTGAACGGTGAGATTCTTTTAGAAAATGCTCAATTACGCGTTCCCGGTTTGGCTTCAGGGGTGCCTCTGCCGGCTGAACTGTCTAAGGTGGGTGATGCGAATTTATCTCATCCTTATTACTGGGCGGCTTTTACAATCGTAGGCAGTCCTTGGTAA